The Nocardia sp. NBC_00508 nucleotide sequence ACGCGCCTGGTGATCGAGCTCTCGGTACTGGGCGGCGGAGCGCTCGCGCTGCAGTCGGCCGGACTGCCGGGATGGGGTGTGGCGTTCGCGGTGCTGGTGATCGTGTATCACGCGCTCGCTTACGACCGCGTCGTCTGGCTGCTCAGTCGCAAATGAGGCGACATCCGGACCCACGCGCATCGCGCCGTATCCCCCGGGATGTCGAGCCGAAGAGTCCGAGTCGCATGGAATGGGCCACGGACCCGGCGGCAAGAGCTGTCAGCGGCGACGGATGGTTCGCTGCACGCCGCGCATCTTGGCGCCTGCGGGCATCGGGCCCTTCGGCAGCGCGGGCCCGCCGCGCGCGCTGAGCGCGGACAGGCGGCCTTCGATGAGCTCCATGCGCTTGGTGTCGATATTGCGGGGCAGCTTGGTCAGGTAGCGCTGCAGGTCCTTGATCGGAACCTGGCCTTCGTCGTTGCCGATCACGACGTCGTAGATCGGGGTGTCGCCGATCAGCCGGGCGGTGCGCTTCTTCTCCTGGGCCAGCAGCGACTTCACCCGCTGCGGCGCGCCCTCGGCGACCAGCACCACGCCGGGCAGGCCGATCACGCGGTGTACCGCGTCCAGTTGCGTGGTGGCGGCGACGCCGTTGCTCACCCGCCATTTGCCTTGCAAGTTGTCCAGCACCCAGGCCGCGGCGCCCGCCTGGCCCTCCGCCTTGCGGTAGACGCTCTTCTGTACCCGGCGACCGAAGATGATGAACGCGACCAGCGCGCCGAGCACCACGCCGAGCGGCACGAGGAACAAGGTCAGCCCAAAAATCAAGCCGATCACGACAGCGACGGCGGTACTGCCGACCACAGCGCCGATCATCAGCGGCAGCAGCAGCTTGTCTTCCTTGCGCTGCATCTGGAACGCCTGCCACAGTTGCCTGCGGCGTTCCCTCGACTGCTGCTTGCGGGCCGCTTTCGCCGCGGCCTTCGCTTCCTTGGTGGGCTTGCCTGCTGCCATGCCTCTCAGGATAGTGCCCAGGTAGTCGCGGCTTTGCCGTGGGAGCGCGGCGTCGATCAATTCCAGCCGCGCTGCCCGATCGACCCGAGCACGGTGAGATCCAGATCGCCGGACGCCTCGGTCCAGCCCATGGCACGCAGTTCCACCGGGGCGGCCACGCCGAGGGCGTCGCGCAGGCCGACGGCGACCGAGCGGGCGAACTCGAGCAGGCTGTTCGGCGCGATCGGCCAGAACAGAGTTCTGGTCCAGTTCCCCGCGTCCTGCCGCGGCGGCGGCTCATGCCAGCCCAGTGCGCGCAACTCCTGCGCGGCGGTGTCCGGTATCGGTCGGCTCAAGTAGTTGTTTCCGGCCAGCTCGGCGGACAACTTGATGTCGAACTGGACGAATTGGACAAAGCGATTGCCGGGCGCGGCGATGATCAACGTGGCACGCGAGGGCAGCTCCGAGAGACAGCGAGCCAGCGCTTGCACGAACCCTTCCCAGTCCGCGGTCACGGGCTCGCTCATTCCTTCCCCCGGCATCAGCACCGGCCCGATCATACGCCGACCCGCACGGGGCACAACGCGAATCGCGTTGCGCCCCGGCCTAGTTCACATATGTCATAGCTATCTGGAATATCTCGGCGCGCATCACCACTCCACGGCAGGGATCTGCGGTGTCTCGGTCGAACACCCGTGTCGACAGAACCCGCACAACCGTTCGGCTCGTCGGACGCATCGTCCAGGACACGGCCGCGGATGTCCGGTCCAGGTTTGGCTGGCCCTCACACGGCCGCCGGGGCCTGCGGCGTCTTCGCGACCGGCGCCACCTGTCCGTACCGGCGGAACACCGGTGCGCCGAGCGTGCGGCTCGCCGGACGCAGCGCCCAGGAAGCGACCACGCAGCCTGCGAAGAATCCCGTGTAGAAAAGATGGTTCGCCGCCGATCCGTGCGCGATATGCGAGACGAATCCGCCGGTGAGGTCGAAGAACGCGCCTGCATAAGCCCATTCCTTCACCAGCGGAAAGCGCGGCGCCAGAATCGCCATGGCACCGAGGATCTTCCAGAATCCGAGAATGGTCATCACATAGGTCGGATATCCCAGCTCGGTCATTCCCGCTTCGGTGCTCGGGGCGTGCATCAGATCGG carries:
- a CDS encoding TY-Chap domain-containing protein, whose amino-acid sequence is MPGEGMSEPVTADWEGFVQALARCLSELPSRATLIIAAPGNRFVQFVQFDIKLSAELAGNNYLSRPIPDTAAQELRALGWHEPPPRQDAGNWTRTLFWPIAPNSLLEFARSVAVGLRDALGVAAPVELRAMGWTEASGDLDLTVLGSIGQRGWN
- a CDS encoding DUF4191 domain-containing protein — protein: MAAGKPTKEAKAAAKAARKQQSRERRRQLWQAFQMQRKEDKLLLPLMIGAVVGSTAVAVVIGLIFGLTLFLVPLGVVLGALVAFIIFGRRVQKSVYRKAEGQAGAAAWVLDNLQGKWRVSNGVAATTQLDAVHRVIGLPGVVLVAEGAPQRVKSLLAQEKKRTARLIGDTPIYDVVIGNDEGQVPIKDLQRYLTKLPRNIDTKRMELIEGRLSALSARGGPALPKGPMPAGAKMRGVQRTIRRR
- a CDS encoding DoxX family protein, translating into MSTARSIAFWTTTAVIVFILASGGVADLMHAPSTEAGMTELGYPTYVMTILGFWKILGAMAILAPRFPLVKEWAYAGAFFDLTGGFVSHIAHGSAANHLFYTGFFAGCVVASWALRPASRTLGAPVFRRYGQVAPVAKTPQAPAAV